In Cryptosporangium minutisporangium, one DNA window encodes the following:
- a CDS encoding VOC family protein has translation MGAPIVFFEVISDDAERARRFYGELFDWTTDADPAMGGYALVDTGNGEDAVGGGIGPASEEDGPGVRIYARVDDLDAYLQKATKLGGTTIVEPQDLPGDYGKFAMFLDPDGNKVGLWS, from the coding sequence ATGGGCGCGCCGATCGTGTTTTTCGAGGTCATCAGCGACGACGCCGAGCGGGCAAGACGCTTCTACGGCGAGCTCTTCGACTGGACGACCGACGCGGACCCGGCCATGGGCGGTTACGCGCTGGTCGACACCGGCAACGGGGAGGACGCGGTCGGGGGCGGTATCGGGCCGGCGTCCGAGGAGGACGGACCTGGGGTCCGGATCTACGCCCGCGTCGACGACTTGGACGCCTACCTGCAGAAGGCGACGAAGCTCGGCGGGACCACGATCGTCGAGCCGCAGGACCTGCCGGGCGACTACGGCAAATTCGCCATGTTCCTGGATCCCGACGGAAACAAAGTGGGCCTGTGGAGCTGA
- a CDS encoding DUF4440 domain-containing protein, whose product MTEQNPLTTTPFVPTDQETDALLAWFDRYDAHVRRNDVQAMADMALFPLVVMTNDSAGECVVREWDRSTFVQTMDMSADGSDPSSITIDNRRQPVFLNADIAVVITNSVVTAGGESHHMRYVDVMAKKAGEWRFTSMVQAGWGDVLLHAESA is encoded by the coding sequence GTGACCGAGCAGAACCCGCTCACCACCACCCCCTTCGTCCCGACGGACCAGGAGACAGACGCTCTGCTGGCATGGTTCGACCGCTACGACGCTCACGTCCGCCGCAACGACGTCCAGGCCATGGCCGACATGGCGCTCTTCCCTCTCGTCGTGATGACCAACGACTCGGCGGGCGAGTGCGTGGTCCGGGAGTGGGACCGAAGCACCTTCGTCCAGACCATGGACATGAGCGCGGACGGTTCCGACCCGTCGTCGATCACGATCGACAACCGCCGGCAGCCGGTCTTTCTCAACGCCGACATCGCCGTCGTGATCACGAACTCCGTCGTGACCGCAGGCGGCGAGAGCCACCACATGCGCTATGTGGACGTCATGGCCAAGAAGGCCGGCGAGTGGCGTTTCACCAGCATGGTCCAAGCGGGTTGGGGCGACGTGCTCCTGCACGCCGAGAGCGCCTGA
- a CDS encoding SRPBCC domain-containing protein produces MQAEPVASLRPPVRQATLVRRDVAHTFSSFVSTIGQWWPLRPMSADPDRAVDVVFEQHVGGTVYERWDDDTTVQWAEVVAWEPPRRFVMNWRMTSAATEVELRFKPLGPALTRVEVEHRGWEAMSEADLAKDCALPGGGYLGGTYNTGWSLILEHFRESTS; encoded by the coding sequence GTGCAGGCTGAACCCGTAGCGTCGCTGCGCCCACCGGTCCGCCAGGCCACGCTCGTCCGGCGGGACGTCGCCCATACCTTCTCGTCGTTCGTCAGCACGATCGGCCAGTGGTGGCCGCTGCGCCCGATGTCCGCCGACCCCGACCGGGCCGTGGACGTGGTGTTCGAGCAGCACGTCGGCGGCACCGTCTACGAGCGCTGGGACGACGACACCACCGTGCAGTGGGCCGAGGTGGTCGCCTGGGAACCGCCGCGCAGGTTCGTCATGAACTGGCGGATGACCAGCGCAGCCACCGAGGTGGAGCTGCGGTTCAAACCGCTCGGTCCGGCTTTGACCCGCGTCGAGGTCGAACACCGCGGCTGGGAAGCCATGTCCGAAGCCGACCTGGCCAAGGACTGCGCGCTGCCCGGCGGCGGCTATCTCGGCGGCACCTACAACACGGGTTGGTCCCTGATCCTCGAGCATTTCCGGGAGTCCACCTCATGA
- a CDS encoding pyridoxal phosphate-dependent aminotransferase yields the protein MTTPTLSPMTALIDQSVRYDLAESTVPALRVGDLAEISALAELPLGYGTTQGDVELRALIAADAGIAADQVLVTVGAIEAMFLLAQVTCRPGDRVLLAAPCFPPARAVPEAIGAQVDVVTLSFDDGYRLPLDRIAGALTPETRLVSLASPQNPSGVRFSEEELRGLLAAVAKRAPSAVVLVDETYRASTYGNAPVPPSAAGLSPRVVTCSALSKAHGAPGLRIGWLTSNDPEFYARLREAKFLTTIACSSVDEFLAVQVLRQQTEILAPRAQRLRRSLDQLLRWTQDQPVEIVRPDGGALCCLRLPADRFSEDAVSTFYARLAARDTRVAPGSWFGEHDRVFRVGFGHLSTGDLDEALGRVAEALG from the coding sequence ATGACGACTCCCACCCTGAGCCCGATGACCGCCCTGATCGACCAGTCGGTGCGCTACGACCTGGCCGAGAGCACGGTCCCGGCCCTGCGAGTCGGCGACCTGGCCGAGATCTCGGCGCTCGCCGAGCTTCCGCTCGGCTACGGCACCACGCAGGGCGACGTCGAGCTGCGGGCGTTGATCGCGGCCGACGCGGGGATCGCGGCCGATCAGGTGTTGGTGACGGTCGGGGCGATCGAGGCGATGTTCCTCCTCGCCCAGGTCACGTGCCGTCCCGGAGACCGGGTGCTGCTCGCGGCACCGTGCTTTCCACCGGCCAGGGCGGTTCCCGAGGCGATCGGCGCGCAGGTCGACGTCGTGACGTTGTCGTTCGACGACGGCTACCGGTTGCCGCTCGACCGGATCGCCGGCGCCCTCACGCCGGAGACCCGGTTGGTGTCGTTGGCGTCCCCACAGAACCCGTCGGGCGTCCGATTCTCCGAGGAGGAGCTGCGCGGCCTGCTCGCCGCGGTGGCGAAGCGTGCGCCGAGCGCAGTGGTGCTGGTGGACGAGACCTACCGCGCGTCCACCTACGGCAACGCCCCAGTGCCCCCGTCGGCGGCCGGACTGTCGCCGCGCGTCGTCACCTGTTCGGCGCTGTCGAAGGCGCACGGCGCCCCTGGGCTCCGCATCGGCTGGCTGACCTCGAACGATCCGGAGTTCTACGCCCGACTGCGGGAAGCGAAGTTCCTCACCACGATCGCGTGCTCGTCCGTCGACGAGTTCCTCGCCGTGCAAGTGCTCCGTCAGCAGACGGAGATCCTGGCGCCTCGCGCGCAGCGCCTGCGGCGCTCGCTCGACCAACTACTGCGGTGGACGCAGGACCAGCCGGTGGAGATCGTTCGGCCGGACGGTGGCGCGCTCTGCTGCCTGCGTCTGCCTGCCGACAGATTCTCCGAGGACGCGGTCTCGACGTTCTACGCCCGCCTGGCAGCGCGGGACACGCGAGTGGCACCGGGCTCCTGGTTCGGCGAGCACGACCGGGTCTTCCGCGTCGGCTTCGGTCACCTCTCGACCGGCGACCTGGACGAAGCGCTCGGCCGAGTGGCGGAGGCGCTGGGCTGA
- a CDS encoding TetR/AcrR family transcriptional regulator C-terminal domain-containing protein yields the protein MAREVLTKEQIVRTAIELLDEDGLDGLNMRALGKRLGAVPTAVYWHVSNKDKLMVLAGDEVWNEIALPAPDPDDWRTPAVGLATELYAMLMRHPWLVPAFGSYLFYGPGKARYDDRCLAVYEAGGFAGPDADRAAAAVFTFVFGNALGASAMMSLTRRLSRNGGDADALIQETLTKATEVAMQFPQLRTRLTSPAAEYNAAPAQTFEHGLRALLDGLEASRASNR from the coding sequence ATGGCGCGCGAGGTGTTGACGAAGGAGCAGATCGTCCGGACCGCGATCGAGCTGCTCGACGAGGACGGGCTGGACGGCCTGAACATGCGGGCGCTGGGGAAGCGCCTCGGTGCCGTGCCGACCGCCGTCTACTGGCACGTGTCCAACAAGGACAAGCTGATGGTGCTCGCCGGCGACGAGGTCTGGAACGAGATCGCGCTGCCCGCCCCGGACCCGGACGACTGGCGCACTCCGGCCGTTGGGCTGGCGACCGAGCTGTACGCCATGCTGATGCGTCACCCGTGGCTGGTGCCTGCCTTCGGCTCGTACCTGTTCTACGGCCCGGGTAAAGCCCGGTACGACGATCGCTGCCTCGCCGTCTACGAAGCAGGTGGGTTCGCCGGCCCGGACGCCGACCGGGCCGCGGCGGCCGTCTTCACGTTCGTCTTCGGCAACGCGCTGGGCGCGTCGGCCATGATGTCACTGACCAGACGATTGAGCCGCAACGGCGGCGATGCCGACGCGCTGATTCAGGAGACGCTGACCAAGGCGACCGAGGTCGCGATGCAGTTCCCGCAGCTGCGAACTCGACTGACCAGCCCGGCCGCGGAGTACAACGCCGCACCCGCGCAGACGTTCGAGCACGGGTTGCGCGCGCTCCTCGATGGTCTGGAGGCGTCCCGCGCATCGAACCGTTGA
- a CDS encoding YciI family protein gives MIYAYNLLSPRPSFVTDMTDDEKAAMAAHTEYWKGLLADGVAVCFGAVLDPAGPYGLAVVEADDQAHIEQIAANDPAVRSGMTAKFHPMPGGFVRPVPAATR, from the coding sequence ATGATCTACGCCTACAACTTGCTGTCCCCTCGGCCGAGCTTCGTCACCGACATGACCGACGACGAGAAGGCCGCGATGGCAGCACACACCGAGTACTGGAAAGGGCTGTTGGCCGACGGCGTGGCGGTGTGCTTCGGTGCGGTGCTGGATCCGGCCGGCCCGTACGGCCTGGCCGTGGTCGAGGCCGACGATCAGGCCCACATCGAGCAGATCGCGGCCAATGACCCGGCTGTCCGCTCGGGTATGACCGCCAAGTTCCATCCGATGCCGGGCGGCTTCGTCCGCCCGGTCCCAGCGGCAACGCGCTGA
- a CDS encoding PLP-dependent aminotransferase family protein — protein sequence MEPINVVERLGRWSSGRGPLYLLLAARIRTLIDEGELPPGAQLPPDRALAAALAVGRTTVVAAYDQLTVEGRIVRRQGSGTRVAGPAAVPARQTTDAPAFLHLLEPRDGVILMACAAPDAPPPELVDAYARMLPALADTVGDIGYHPLGHAELRRAIAARYTDRGVPTASEQILITTGGQQAISLIARALLRPGDRVLVEAPTYPGALEAFREEAAVLRTLPIGLPGLRAALATHRPTLVYAIPTFHNPTGAVLPESSRRRLVRDAAAVGVVLIEDEVLADLGFPGERPPAPLAAYGDQVITIGSLSKTVWGGLRIGWLRAPTPMVARLGRLRAVQDLGGNVPAQLAAARLLSDLDAVRERGAAQRRARHDHLRAELARALPDWEVPAVRGGQTLWIRLPRGDGGSFAQHALRYGVAVLPGVGLDASGGSTEYVRMHFLASPDESSEAVRRLAAAWQAYEPSSDRIGGPPPLAI from the coding sequence ATGGAGCCAATCAACGTCGTGGAGCGTCTCGGCCGGTGGTCCTCCGGGCGTGGACCGCTCTACCTGCTGCTCGCCGCCCGGATCCGGACACTGATCGACGAGGGCGAGCTGCCACCGGGCGCCCAGCTACCGCCCGATCGAGCGTTGGCGGCCGCGCTGGCGGTCGGGCGTACGACGGTCGTCGCGGCGTACGACCAGTTGACCGTCGAGGGACGCATCGTCCGTCGGCAGGGCAGCGGCACGAGAGTCGCGGGGCCTGCGGCCGTGCCCGCGCGGCAAACGACCGACGCGCCGGCGTTCCTGCATCTGCTCGAGCCTCGGGACGGCGTGATCCTGATGGCCTGCGCAGCGCCCGACGCGCCGCCGCCGGAACTCGTCGACGCCTATGCCCGCATGCTGCCGGCGCTCGCGGACACGGTCGGCGACATCGGCTACCACCCTCTGGGGCACGCGGAACTTCGTCGCGCGATCGCCGCCCGGTACACCGACCGCGGCGTGCCCACCGCGTCGGAGCAGATCTTGATCACCACCGGAGGGCAGCAGGCCATCTCGCTGATCGCCCGCGCGCTGCTCCGTCCGGGCGACCGGGTCCTCGTGGAAGCGCCGACCTATCCCGGGGCGCTGGAAGCCTTCCGCGAGGAGGCCGCCGTGCTCCGCACGCTGCCGATCGGGCTCCCCGGACTTCGCGCCGCCCTCGCCACGCACCGCCCGACCCTCGTGTACGCGATCCCGACGTTCCACAACCCGACGGGCGCGGTACTACCCGAATCGTCCCGCCGGCGGCTCGTGCGGGACGCCGCCGCGGTCGGCGTCGTCCTCATCGAGGACGAGGTCCTCGCCGACCTGGGGTTTCCCGGCGAACGCCCGCCGGCGCCGCTGGCCGCCTACGGCGACCAGGTGATCACGATCGGGTCGTTGAGCAAGACGGTCTGGGGCGGGCTGCGGATCGGCTGGCTGCGGGCTCCGACCCCGATGGTGGCCCGGCTGGGCCGTCTGCGGGCCGTGCAGGACCTGGGAGGCAACGTGCCCGCACAGCTCGCCGCGGCCAGGCTCCTGTCTGATCTGGACGCGGTGCGCGAGCGCGGGGCCGCGCAACGTCGCGCCCGGCACGACCATCTCCGGGCCGAGCTCGCGCGCGCACTTCCGGACTGGGAGGTACCGGCGGTTCGCGGCGGTCAGACCCTCTGGATTCGCCTCCCGCGCGGCGACGGCGGCTCGTTCGCCCAGCATGCGCTGCGTTATGGGGTCGCCGTGCTGCCCGGCGTCGGTCTGGACGCGAGCGGCGGCAGCACGGAGTACGTACGCATGCACTTCCTGGCTTCGCCGGACGAGTCGAGCGAGGCCGTCCGGCGTCTCGCTGCCGCGTGGCAGGCCTACGAGCCGTCCTCCGATCGGATCGGCGGGCCGCCACCACTGGCGATCTGA
- a CDS encoding metalloregulator ArsR/SmtB family transcription factor, with amino-acid sequence MELIDQTLKALAEPRRREILQLVARDELAAGEIAAAFDVTRTAVSQHLSVLKGAGLLSERRDGTRRLYRARPDGLDALRRLLDDMWASSLDIARGLAEGDAADQEVRGAG; translated from the coding sequence GTGGAGCTGATCGATCAGACCTTGAAAGCTCTAGCTGAACCGCGTCGGCGAGAAATCCTGCAACTCGTCGCGCGCGACGAGCTGGCCGCGGGTGAGATCGCCGCGGCGTTCGACGTCACCCGCACGGCCGTGAGCCAACACCTGTCCGTGCTCAAGGGCGCGGGGCTGCTGAGCGAGCGCCGCGACGGGACCCGTCGGCTCTACCGCGCCCGGCCGGACGGCCTGGACGCGCTGCGGCGCCTGCTCGACGACATGTGGGCATCATCGCTGGACATCGCGCGCGGCCTGGCTGAGGGCGACGCGGCAGATCAGGAGGTGCGCGGTGCAGGCTGA
- the rox gene encoding rifampin monooxygenase, which produces MHSLPSAAEPSAAGVDRAPVVFDVIIAGCGPTGAMLAAELRLHDVRVLVLEKDTEPASFVRIVGLHIRSLELMAMRGLLERILEHGRKRPAAGFFAAIPKPVPEGLDSEYAYLLGIPQPVIVRLLEEHAIALGAQVRRGCAVADFAQDDEGVTVELADGEQLRARYLVGCDGGRSTVRKLLGVGFPGEPARSETLMGEMEMGAPPEEIAATVTEIRETHQVFSIGPAGGGVYRVVIPAAGVSDRAEPPTLEDFTHQLRTIAGTDFGAHSPRWLSRFGDATRLAERYRVGRVLLAGDAAHIHPPAGGQGLNLGVQDAFNLGWKLAAQVRDWAPDTLLDTYHAERHPVAESVLENTRAQLELSAGEPGPQAVRRLLTELMDFNEVNRYLIEKITAIGIRYDFGEGPDLLGRRLHDIDVKQGRLYGLLHRGRGLLLDRTERLTVGGWADRVDYLADPTAALDVPCVLLRSDGHVAWIGDDQPDLDDHLARWFGEPANGEVPG; this is translated from the coding sequence ATGCACTCTCTGCCCTCCGCCGCCGAGCCCTCCGCCGCCGGCGTCGATCGTGCTCCCGTCGTCTTCGACGTGATCATCGCCGGGTGCGGACCGACCGGCGCGATGCTCGCCGCCGAATTGCGGCTGCACGACGTGCGGGTCCTCGTTCTGGAGAAGGACACCGAGCCCGCGTCGTTCGTCCGCATAGTCGGTCTACACATCCGCAGTCTCGAGCTGATGGCGATGCGCGGACTGCTGGAGCGCATCCTCGAACACGGAAGAAAGCGCCCGGCCGCCGGCTTCTTCGCCGCGATCCCCAAGCCGGTGCCCGAGGGCTTGGATTCCGAGTACGCCTATCTGCTGGGCATCCCGCAGCCGGTCATCGTTCGCCTGCTCGAAGAACATGCGATCGCACTGGGTGCGCAGGTCCGGCGAGGTTGTGCGGTGGCCGATTTCGCGCAGGACGACGAGGGCGTCACCGTCGAGCTGGCCGACGGGGAACAGCTGCGGGCGCGCTATCTCGTCGGCTGTGACGGCGGGCGCAGCACGGTGCGCAAACTGCTCGGCGTCGGCTTCCCCGGCGAGCCCGCGCGGAGCGAGACGCTGATGGGCGAGATGGAAATGGGTGCGCCGCCGGAGGAGATCGCTGCCACGGTGACCGAGATCCGCGAGACCCACCAGGTCTTCAGCATCGGCCCCGCGGGCGGTGGGGTCTATCGCGTCGTGATCCCGGCTGCAGGAGTCAGCGATCGCGCGGAACCGCCCACCCTCGAAGACTTCACACACCAGCTGCGCACCATCGCCGGAACCGATTTCGGCGCGCACTCTCCGCGCTGGCTGTCCCGCTTCGGTGATGCGACCCGGCTAGCCGAACGTTATCGGGTCGGGCGGGTGCTGCTGGCCGGCGATGCGGCGCACATCCATCCACCCGCCGGCGGACAGGGCCTCAACCTCGGCGTTCAGGACGCATTCAACCTCGGCTGGAAACTGGCCGCGCAGGTCCGCGACTGGGCACCGGACACATTGCTCGACACCTACCACGCGGAGCGTCATCCGGTCGCCGAGAGCGTGCTGGAGAACACCCGTGCCCAGCTGGAACTGTCGGCGGGCGAGCCGGGCCCGCAGGCCGTGCGCAGGCTGCTCACCGAACTGATGGACTTCAACGAGGTGAACCGCTACCTGATCGAGAAGATCACCGCGATCGGCATCCGGTACGACTTCGGCGAAGGCCCCGACCTGCTCGGCCGCCGCCTGCACGACATCGACGTGAAGCAGGGCCGCCTCTACGGTCTGCTGCATCGCGGCCGCGGCCTGCTGCTGGACCGCACCGAGCGCCTGACGGTCGGCGGCTGGGCGGACCGGGTCGACTACCTCGCGGATCCCACTGCGGCACTGGACGTTCCGTGCGTCCTCCTCCGCTCCGACGGCCACGTCGCCTGGATCGGCGACGACCAGCCGGACCTGGACGACCACCTCGCCCGTTGGTTCGGCGAACCCGCCAACGGAGAAGTGCCCGGCTGA